Below is a window of Runella sp. SP2 DNA.
AGGTTATACGAGAAGGATATGTCGGTTTCGGTTTCTTGTAGTATCTTTTGAGAAGGATGAATCGGCTTAGTGTTGACGTACCACGCCCTGGGCTTGAGCACCCGAATCGTCACTTCTTCAGGTTGACTCGCCTGTGGCTTGGTGACACCTATAAAATGTTCAAAGTACGTAGCTGGGTCCAAAGTATCGTTTGACTGGAACGAAGTGCTTGCGGGTGTAAGCTTATTCATTCTGTCCAGGGCAAGATTGTAGAGTAACTGCTGGGAATGTTCGAGGCCAAACAAATACCATCGGTTGTTGTATTCTTTCAGAAAATAGGGATGAATCACAAAGGTTGACTGTACTCCCTTAAAATCGGTATAATCAATTTCAATACACTGCTGACAATTGATGTAATTGTACAACTCATTCAGGAAATGAAGCCCTTTCAACAACGGATTTTGTTCAAAATACACTACTGTTCGTGGAATTTCGGCAAAAAGTCCTGCTTCTGTTTCAAGCTTGAATAGTACTTCTTGCAAACCGTCCGACTGAGGAAGGGCAGAAAACTGACGGAGCAGCGCCAATGATTCGTTGAGTAAGGCCGCATCGTCTTGATTGAGGGCTTCAAAAAGCGTAAACTCTTTTTCGTAGTAGTAATGAGGTTTCCACTTGGGGATGGGGGCTTTAAACGTTTCCTGCAACAAACGAATATCTGCTTTTAATGTTCTTTCCGCAGGGCGTTCTCGTACTAAATCAGAAAGCTCACAAGCATTTGCTAACTGCTCCCAGTTGAATTTTCGTCCCGTAGCAAGCTTTCCGTGAATAACCAAAAGTCGTCCTAATTGATTTTTATTTACTGGCATGGTTTTACGCTTTTATTCAACTCCAAATACACTTTTTAATTTGATTATCAGGTAGATGCACATAGGCAGCATCTTATCTTTGCTTACTATTTTGAGGGTTTATTTCCCCTCTATACTTTTGCACCGTCGTTTTGAAACGCCTCTTCGTTGGCAGAAAAGCCTACCGCTGTGTCGGTCATCTACAAAAGCAAAAAAACGTTGAAATCTACACAGTTTTCAACGCAATCAGTGTCACCTTTAAACTTTTACGGCTATGACAAACTTCACTACTACCGACAACACCACTATGTTTGAACCCGCTACTTCTACTACTCCTGAACCGCAGGCTGTGGCTACACCCACCCATCCGCACCTCTCGGCACAGGTGAAGTACGTGGAAGACCCCGAAGCGTTTGGCTACCAAGAATCGGGCAGGAACTTGGGAGATCCTACTACCTTCGAGAACTTTTTGAACCGTTTTGAGTCGGGGGCGATTATTGACGCAAGTCAAGACGAAGAGGCCAACCAGGCACGTCGCCAGAAAATCGAGGCCGAACGCGACGAAGTACTGTCGAAACGGTTGGAGGTGGAAGCCCAAAAGAACCAACATTTGGAGGTGTATGTTCCTGCGCAAGAGCAACTGATTACCGATAAAAAAGCGGAGATTGAACAGTTGACCTTAGAACACGAGCGGGGTAAAATGCGTTCGGAGTTTAAGCCTGTCAAAGTAGGTTTGCTCACGTTTTTGTTTGTTTGTAACCTCACGTACTTGCTATTGTTCTATGCCAATTTGTTGTTTACCATCTTTTTTAAGAACTACGACGCCGTCATCAAAAGTGGACAAGCCGATTTGAATACGCTGTTGGGCACTGTTTTTGACCCCAGCGGAATTTTCACTTGGCACCCCGTGCTCATTTTCTGCTACCTTGCTCCTACGCTTTTTTTGACGTTGGGAT
It encodes the following:
- a CDS encoding YafY family protein; the protein is MPVNKNQLGRLLVIHGKLATGRKFNWEQLANACELSDLVRERPAERTLKADIRLLQETFKAPIPKWKPHYYYEKEFTLFEALNQDDAALLNESLALLRQFSALPQSDGLQEVLFKLETEAGLFAEIPRTVVYFEQNPLLKGLHFLNELYNYINCQQCIEIDYTDFKGVQSTFVIHPYFLKEYNNRWYLFGLEHSQQLLYNLALDRMNKLTPASTSFQSNDTLDPATYFEHFIGVTKPQASQPEEVTIRVLKPRAWYVNTKPIHPSQKILQETETDISFSYNLIINKELESKILELGADCEVMTPKTLRSKIREVVEGMRGWYELD